Proteins encoded in a region of the Nicotiana tomentosiformis chromosome 9, ASM39032v3, whole genome shotgun sequence genome:
- the LOC104097266 gene encoding non-specific lipid transfer protein GPI-anchored 20-like, whose amino-acid sequence MAIQNSVLFPVMFLSCIVLAALPINAQFPTSPCTSTMLTSFTPCLSFLANSSSNGTTPSAGCCTALKTMMSNGTACLCVIATGGIPFQIPINPNATMSLPRACNMAAVPFQCKASSPPAAAPGPSSAGAAAPSSSPTAAPSPSPSPKDTTDSPPMSPTLAPEAEVVPALTPTSPSATNSGRRQNPVTPSAALSLNYGFSPLFLLVAFGAIGFMLY is encoded by the exons ATGGCTATTCAAAACTCTGTGTTATTTCCAGTTATGTTTCTTTCTTGCATTGTCTTAGCAGCTCTGCCTATTAATGCCCAATTTCCGACTTCCCCTTGCACGTCGACGATGTTGACAAGTTTCACCCCATGTTTGAGTTTCTTGGCGAACAGCAGCAGCAATGGGACAACCCCATCTGCAGGCTGCTGCACTGCACTCAAAACTATGATGAGCAATGGCACTGCTTGTCTCTGTGTTATTGCAACTGGTGGCATTCCCTTTCAAATTCCGATCAATCCGAACGCAACCATGTCTCTTCCCCGTGCTTGTAACATGGCTGCTGTTCCATTCCAATGCAAAG CCTCAAGTCCACCTGCAGCGGCTCCAG GTCCTTCTAGTGCTGGTGCTGCTGCTCCAAGTTCTTCACCAACAGCTGCCCCGAGTCCTTCTCCTAGCCCTAAAG ATACGACTGATTCTCCGCCAATGTCACCAACTTTGGCACCAGAAGCTGAGGTAGTTCCTGCTTTAACTCCAACATCTCCATCCGCGACGAATTCCGGCCGTCGACAAAACCCTGTTACGCCATCAGCTGCCCTTTCTCTCAACTATGGTTTTTCACCATTATTTCTCCTTGTTGCATTTGGTGCAATTGGTTTTATGTTGTATTAG
- the LOC104097267 gene encoding non-specific lipid transfer protein GPI-anchored 5-like: protein MAIQRNSMSLVFVALAMIWTGAAAQSSDDCTNVLVSMSPCLNYITGNSSLPSSGCCTQLGTVVKNNPVCLCQILNGGGSNLGLNINQTQALALPTACKVQTPSVSKCNAGSPNSSPAGTPNSPGTEASGRGSVPSSEDGSSDATLTKMIGLPFFFLLFISSYASTFTTA from the exons ATGGCAATTCAAAGGAACTCAATGAGTCTTGTTTTTGTTGCGTTGGCGATGATCTGGACAGGAGCTGCAGCTCAATCAAGCGATGACTGCACGAATGTGTTGGTTAGTATGTCACCATGCTTGAATTACATCACGGGGAACTCTTCATTGCCGTCCTCAGGATGCTGCACGCAGCTTGGCACGGTGGTTAAGAACAACCCCGTATGCTTGTGCCAGATCCTCAATGGTGGTGGTTCCAACCTTGGACTCAATATTAACCAGACTCAAGCTCTAGCTCTTCCTACTGCTTGCAAAGTTCAGACTCCATCAGTCAGCAAATGCAATG CCGGCTCCCCGAATAGCTCTCCTGCTGGAACACCAAATTCTCCTGGTACAGAAGCTTCAG GGCGTGGATCTGTACCATCATCAGAAGACGGTTCCAGTGATGCAACTTTAACCAAGATGATCggtcttcctttcttcttccttCTTTTCATTAGTTCTTATGCTTCAACATTCACCACCGCGTAA
- the LOC104097268 gene encoding uncharacterized protein isoform X1, with amino-acid sequence MDEEIIDIILRPIEISDADDFMLWAADEKVSHFCTWDTYNSKDQALEFLNTNAIPHPWFKAICINNKAIGSISVTPNSGTRAELGYVLAYKYWGKGIVTKAVKMVTSIIFSEWPNLERLEALVDVDNTGSQRVLEKASFFKEGVLRKYMVLKGRSRDMNERKDFVKRILAS; translated from the exons ATGGATGAAGAAATCATTGATATCATCCTACGGCCAATTGAAATATCAGATGCAGATGATTTCATGTTATGGGCAGCAGATGAAAAAGTCAGCCATTTTTGCACTTGGGATACTTACAATTCCAAAGACCAAGCTTTAGAATTTCTCAACACCAACGCTATTCCCCATCCATGGTTTAAAGCAATTTGTATTAATAATAAAGCAATTGGTTCCATTTCTGTTACACCAAATTCTGGTACCAGAGCTGAGCTTGGATATGTGTTGGCTTATAAGTATTGGGGCAAAGGGATTGTTACAAAAGCAGTGAAAATGGTAACATCAATCATATTTTCTGAGTGGCCAAATCTTGAAAGGCTAGAAGCTTTAGTGGACGTAGATAATACAGGGTCGCAAAGGGTGCTTGAAAAAGCTAGTTTTTTTAAAGAGGGAGTTCTGAGGAAGTACATGGTGTTGAAGGGGAGATCAAGAGACATG AATGAGAGGAAAGATTTCGTGAAGCGCATTTTAGCCAGCTGA
- the LOC104097268 gene encoding uncharacterized protein isoform X2 gives MDEEIIDIILRPIEISDADDFMLWAADEKVSHFCTWDTYNSKDQALEFLNTNAIPHPWFKAICINNKAIGSISVTPNSGTRAELGYVLAYKYWGKGIVTKAVKMVTSIIFSEWPNLERLEALVDVDNTGSQRVLEKASFFKEGVLRKYMVLKGRSRDMVIFSFLATDSPLS, from the coding sequence ATGGATGAAGAAATCATTGATATCATCCTACGGCCAATTGAAATATCAGATGCAGATGATTTCATGTTATGGGCAGCAGATGAAAAAGTCAGCCATTTTTGCACTTGGGATACTTACAATTCCAAAGACCAAGCTTTAGAATTTCTCAACACCAACGCTATTCCCCATCCATGGTTTAAAGCAATTTGTATTAATAATAAAGCAATTGGTTCCATTTCTGTTACACCAAATTCTGGTACCAGAGCTGAGCTTGGATATGTGTTGGCTTATAAGTATTGGGGCAAAGGGATTGTTACAAAAGCAGTGAAAATGGTAACATCAATCATATTTTCTGAGTGGCCAAATCTTGAAAGGCTAGAAGCTTTAGTGGACGTAGATAATACAGGGTCGCAAAGGGTGCTTGAAAAAGCTAGTTTTTTTAAAGAGGGAGTTCTGAGGAAGTACATGGTGTTGAAGGGGAGATCAAGAGACATGGTAATATTCAGCTTTCTCGCAACCGATTCTCCTCTATCGTAG